The nucleotide sequence GTACAGGGTGAAGATCAGACTTGAGGTGTCCCGGATTGCTAGACAGTATGTCAGAGAGAATCGAGATGTTGTGGCAGAGGTGTGTGCACggatggataatggtatgcttgtACTTAGTGATTCTGACAAGAAAGAGGCATGGAAGAGTTGCTATACAAGGctattaaatgtggagaatgaatatcATAAAGGGAATCTCCCACGTGTGAACCTAACAAAGGAACTATCTATCTTAGTATGGTAGATAAGACAAAgatatgaaaacagggaaagcatCTGGACCATCTGGAGTCACTGGTGAGAccctcaaaatatctggtagagtAGGAATACGGATTTTTCAAATCCACATGCACCAAATACACATAAGACATCCCCAAAATATCTGGTAGGGTAGGATACGGGTTAGCCAAACTCAAATGCACCAAATACACATAAGTCACACACTAACAGAAAGCACCAGTTTCTGCCCATAAGGTAACCcatgatataaacacacacacacacacacagcttatgTCCACACAAACATTTGaactctataaacaaatcatctgtggtTGTACGAGAAGAAACTGTCAaaccctcatacgtcgtctaacgacgggagagtccatcatatgtatatgtaaacatttatatatatatatataaatatacatacatatatatacatacatattttatatattgttatttcgCACGTTCGAATAGCGTGCTTTCGACAATAACGTACCTCTACTCAACAACCGAACTCTCACTTCCGACGATTCGACTCAACAGAACTCGACGTCTAGTCTACACACCGTTTCTTTATTTTGGCTCTACGGCCATAACATAGAGGGGATAGCACAAGACAAAGCAATACATTGGACTAAATGAAAGTACATTTCGGatgaattatgaatataatttaaatGGGTAGTTCCATTTCACTGTTTTTTAAATTACAGTTTTAATTTACCGTCTTGTGTCTTTTCCTTAACACAAAATTACAACAAATGCTGTATTAATTCGTCAAAAAATACAACGTGCGGCAGCTCATCGTATCTATACTGAAATTGTGTTATTTCAAcacttttttttctaaatagtTCTACTATccactcccctctttctctctccaacagCATACCCTTCTTACCTTCAAGGTTTCCCATTTTCACTctgattatatttttcatttttgttactcTCTTTTCAATTTCGACCCTTTTTTTTCATATAGTACGAGGATTCTTAAGTGTTTCCCTGTAGGTTTCGTTCTCTGATATCCTTTACCACTCTCTTCGTCCGTCATaaatgtctctgtctctttcgtttcctttcttctttcgcACTCCTTCTTCCTTGCTCGTTGAAGGCGACGGTTCGTGCGTTCGCATTTCACTTGGTTTTTCATTTGGTTTTTCattttgtctcttttctttcttatccTTCTCTtcgtttgtctttcttttttttctccttgggGCTTTTTGGTGGTGGTTCTAATTTCTTTTCACCACCGTAAATGGTTCCTCCATTTTTTCTTCCTCTACGGCTGTACTCTcttcttgaatttctttttctgttatttcctCATCGTGTTTCTGGGAACACTTGGCTTTCATGTGTCCCCTTACTCCACACAAAAAACATATTGGAAGTGTACCCTCCACAACAATCCTCAATCTAGTCTCATCCGGCAAAACCAGCTCTTCCACAATCTTATGGAGGTCTGGCAGACTTATATGGACTGTCACCTCTAGCCCATATCCCCATCACTTCACCTCCGGAATTtttgacattttcaaaatttctgcatCTTCCTCTGTATGGTAGAGTATGGCTGCCACCAGCCAGGTCTCGTCAATTTCAGGAGGAACTCTACCTATCCTTAccagcttatctatctatctatctatctatctatctatctatctatctatctatctatctatctatatctatatctatatatatatatatatatatatatatattcagagagagagagagagtattggcCTGTCAGTATGTAATTTGGAGATAACTTGTTCGTTATCAACGACTACGTATGAAGTGTaggtaataatatatgtattttttgttatactgttatttgttttatactcttggagttagagaaagagagagagagagggagagagagaaatagaagtgAAGTCAAGATAAAGGAAAAAGAGGTAATTAAGTACAGATATGAGAGCAGCATCCCTTTGTTAAAGATTAGGATTCGAAGTAAGGCGGGGAGAGatataactttgataactttgatGGGTTTCGTctagtataggcccaggccatttctaacttaatagcaccacctggtgaagtcttctagtcatatatggggcaccaTAGCAACGTTAGTAAAGAGTTATTagtgttggagacatatccgggtgtagaaATTAGTCCGGgagtttttaaagaaattttaccagtgaacatttgaatttttGGGGATCCGTTTCCGATTTGATGTATTTTGGTATTagtattaaagagagctggacctgttgaggtaaagtaattgtgacgttatgttgctatgtgtaccgagttcgattttttgtagtgggcggatagcacgggggccaagtcctggatggattttaaaattgatgccaataTCATTTGTACAATATTGATAGAATATTTTCCACGTAACACAAATGATGTAGAGCTCCCGGCGGTCTTGAAGAGAGTAGAGATTGAGTTTTTAGTCGACCCAACTAATCAATACCTCTCATGCTGCCTATCTTTCTTGTGATTGACCTACTTTCATAGAGTTGCTTCGTATCGGGGGACCACAGTATTCAAGGTTGGGTAGGGCAAAActagagtagagaaggatgatggtgtaggCATCTCCAGCtcggaaagttctcagaatccagaaGCACATCTTACgggccaagtcaaccttgctgtTTACATGAAAACTCCAGCTTAGATTGTTATGAACAATTACTTCAAGGTCTCTGGTGAGTCATGGTCCAGAGAGTTAATGGTAGTATCACgtacgaatgtttttttttctctgataaaCGAATATATTCATCTTCTGTTATCTTTTCgttgccatatatgtgtgtgtgcgtgtgtgtgtgtgtgtgtgtgtgtgtgtgtatgtatgtatgtatgtgtatatatatatatatatatatatgtctatgacaCTTATCTAATTGCAcctcaaaggcggtgagctggcagaaacgttagcacgccgggcgaaatgcgtagccgtatttcgtctgccgctacgttctgagttcaaattccgccgaggtcgactttgcctttcatcctttcggggtcgataaataaagtaccagttacgcactggggtcgatgtaatcgacttaatccctttgtctgtccttgtttgtcccttctatgtttagccccttgtgggcagtaaggaaatatatatatatatatatattatatatatatataatggactcttgGACTCTCTCGTCGTGTTCAACGCACGGAGGCCAAGgaattttacatttttctctttttcttttcttttatcaagTTGATCTTGATAAAAAGTGAAGTGAACAAATCCTTTGAGCAACCCACACAGGTATTTGTTTAAAGTGACAATGGTTTTTATGGGAACATTTATTCGTTTTGGTATTACTGATAATAACACGTGTACCAAAAGACTGATGAACAATAGAACACGGATGGCCGTTTCATCGTCCTTTGACATGTCCTGTTTTTCCTTCCGCTAGCTGTCTAATAATCACTCTTCTCACCCAGCAAGTTTGATGGGGGTTGCTggttacattcatacatacatatatatataatatatatatatatatatactttgatactttgatactttgataggtttcggccattattgtcccaggccatgtctaacttaatagcaccacctggtgaagtctttcaagtcagaatttgggcactatggcccactcaagtagagagttattgcttacagagacatatccgggtgtagggggtttatccgggatttcttgaaggaatctgtccaaagacttcttgaaccctatagggtcagttctgttttaatgtgttttggtgtaatgttaaagagagcggggccaattgaggtgaaataattgtgccgtactgtgttatgagatgagagtgcgatttttgttttgggcggatggcacggggcccaagccttgatgtaccttaaaggtgatgccaacatcatttgggcaatgctgatggaatattttccacatcatgcagatgatgtagcgctcacgacgacgttggagagaataaagttttagcttttctagtcgatcCAATAGTCGAGGCTGTCATGCCATCtgtcttttttgtgattgccctttgaggtgcttcaacttttatgatactttgtattgtgtggggagaatacagtggacaacagtattcaaggtggggtcgggcaaaagtggagaagagaaggataatggtgtggatatctctcgactggaaagttctgagaatccaggatcacattctgcgggccatgtcaactttggtgtttatatgagtggcccagcttatgttgttgtccacaattactcccaagtctctgatgttgttggacgccacgagagtttcacctgaaggaagggagtatgggagtttcagggcatcctctttaataataacaaaataataaataaaacatatgcatatatacatacatatatgtacgtacctacatctgtatgtatatatacattcatatatgggtacaggacaccttgtatatatatatatatatatatatatatatatatatcttatatatatatatatatgggtacaggacaccttgtatatatatatagtgcgatttttgttttggcggatggcacggggcccaagccttggatgtaccttaaaggtgatgccaacaaaaccaaaaaagagaacaattaaaaacccttccctacatctctacacacaaccactcaacaatgaggccttcaacacaccatactacaaagcacagccctactaaaggagacccaaagatgaaccggatcctcgaaacacacaccatcattaaaagtaaacggcaaccaaaatccttgaaaaggttttaacccaagctacactgcactcaacatcaaccacaaaaccagcagttagaaaatgtggaaggccaactgcggaatctgtgtcatcttgaaagaaggatcagaatttatactggaacaaggccaccagttcaccattagaacaaacttcacctgcgcatcagaaaacttatttacgtcataacatgcgcaggctgcaataggcagtatataggccataaaaaaatagcttacgtaacaggatggcggtgcataaatcacaaattagaaccctgattaccgcaaaataccggtcagcggacacatagatagatgtgctggaaatgtaaatccgaaatttacaactaacccgctctataaattcagtgacaacgcaaccttcacacaacgccaaaataaagaactatatttcataaaaaatttagaccaagtttaaacaccctgggccaggaatactaaaacaaaagataagtcctccgaaaaggagaaccaaatttcaccacggccgctacttcaaacagacactcactctgacggaaatatgccttagtaaaaaaggaaaaaaattctttcgtgcaaatctgaccctgatacatacgatacagctaagggtcagacccgattctgattggtcaacaagttgatgacgtctagctctgctagaatggacaggatacaaacaggggacagtcattagtcagaatattgatgacgtccttttctgcttgaatagtcacctaacaagtacagacagggggcagatctaatgtagctataagtcgtgattgggcagaatctggatgacgtcccgctatgcttgactaacgaagcgactggtcaagacaggaaacaacaagagggagttataatgcagcgattggtcaaaataatgatgacgtcccgttccacttggttaaagccacctaacgaaacgattggtcaaaacattgatgacgtcacgctacgctagattgaccacctaacaggcattataaaaccgagcatttcacaaaaaacctcactagaaccacccagcgaacttccaccatgggtcatcacaattgcttaaggtaaaaatgaattcctcgctctttcggaaacatcaatcttctgtattgaccgctttccaccactttgatctgttttttgtattgaatacgtatcgccaccgtgggccactgcatcgaacactttgaacatatacttcaaactatatatcaactatacatgaactatatatcaactatacatgaactctaagatgtctgactccgttgtgtattataaatgaatttcttgtgtttgacggcatgagctgtctcttttatatataacttttttgataaggttcatttcaggaactgaaacatgttataatgtatattaaaaaaattaaaaattgtataatacagcagcattttcgaacttcattttttacaaatatatatatatatatatatatacatgcatatatatcatatgtaatacacatatacaaatacacgtgtgtgtgtgtgtgtgtgtgtgtgtgcagacagtcggccagacagacagatagattgatatatttatatgtatgtatatgtatatatacattcatatctaaTGCTTCATTTccctttctgtttctttgtaGATGATTTCACTTACAAAACGAATGACATTGACTGTAAGAAAGTATTTTCGGGtgatgaaaaggaaataaaacgaTGCTTAAAATTTGACAAAAAATACGAGGCGATTACATTAAAGACTTACATGAATTGGACTCTTAACTGTGAAAAATTCCGACAGGAACGTCATTACGACAAATACATCGTGAGCGTGGCTGAGGAAGGATTTCCCATCGCCTACTCAATTGTGTTTCACAAAGACTTGGAACAATTGGAAAGGTTACTCCGTAGTATCTATCGCCGACACAATGTCTATTGCTTGCATGTGGACAAGAAAGCCAATAAGGAATTCATGTTAGCGGTTAAGGCTCTTGCAAACTGTTTCGATAATGTATTTATAGCATCTAAACTAGAGACTATTGTTTATGCTTCAATGAGTCGACTTCAGGCTGACTTTAACTGCCTGCAGGATTTGTTGAAAACCAAAACGCGATGGAAATATCTTATCAATCTTTGTGGTCAAAGTTTCCCGTTAAAAACTAATTCCGAAATAGTCAAAATCCTGAAGATATATAATGGTTCTAATGATATAGAAGGATTGACAAATGGAAAAGCATTACTGAGTCGTTCCAAATTCAAATACAAGATAATCAAAAAGAACAAAACACGGGATGAACTTATATTGGTCAAAACGAAAATACGTCAGCCAGATCCACCTCATAAAATCCGTCTAGTTAAAGGTAGCGCATATGGAGTGTTTTCCAGGGATTTCGTGCACTATGTGAGCACGAGCAATATATCCAAGAATT is from Octopus sinensis linkage group LG7, ASM634580v1, whole genome shotgun sequence and encodes:
- the LOC115214166 gene encoding beta-1,3-galactosyl-O-glycosyl-glycoprotein beta-1,6-N-acetylglucosaminyltransferase 4-like — encoded protein: MASIDERIKSYVISILTIFMMCQFLLAILASQRTPVGTLSFSYRNTQAIFQDDFTYKTNDIDCKKVFSGDEKEIKRCLKFDKKYEAITLKTYMNWTLNCEKFRQERHYDKYIVSVAEEGFPIAYSIVFHKDLEQLERLLRSIYRRHNVYCLHVDKKANKEFMLAVKALANCFDNVFIASKLETIVYASMSRLQADFNCLQDLLKTKTRWKYLINLCGQSFPLKTNSEIVKILKIYNGSNDIEGLTNGKALLSRSKFKYKIIKKNKTRDELILVKTKIRQPDPPHKIRLVKGSAYGVFSRDFVHYVSTSNISKNFQKWVADVYSPDEFFWSTLHHAAFNPHLNVPGSYSGHPESKLWLASYSAWKGVDRCYGKWVRGVCVFSSKDLPNIFKKNHLFANKFYLHFNPTAIECLEEILHNRTVTQAAFNDTFYRHLKFINS